The segment AGCAGAATCCAAAACTATGCAAGCAGGCTAGTTTCTAAAGCGAATCTTTTATCATCAAGGGCCTTATACTATGGTAAAATCGGCGCTGAGATTTCAAAGGAGATTTACTTAAAAGAGGGTCTCCAACCACCAACCGTTGCCCAGTTCAAATCAGTGTATTCAAACCTTTATAAGCAAGGCCTTAACCTTGCCTTGAAACCTACAGAAGTTTTATCATGCTTGAAGAACCTTCAAAAGAACGAGCTGTTAAAGTATGGTGCATATGGTGTTCAGTTGATAGGATTTTATTCCATTGGTGAAGTGATTGGTAGGAGAAAATTGGTAGGATATAAGCATCATTGAGCTATTTAATTTTATCTATTCGGGGAACCCTTGTATATTCATTAATTAAAAATGTAAGTCGACGTAAAAGGAGAACAAAAGTagataaagaatatatattcatttcaattctatttttatttcttttcatgacatataaaaaaatagaaggCGGTACTATATTGTCTTGCGTTAGCTTCTTATTGTAACTTGACTGTTAAAAAAGGCAAGAGAACATTTCTGAAAAAGGGCATTAGGTTCAGGCGTTAAACATGGCTTTAAAGggtagaaaagaaacttacattaataactttttttattatatttcaaaaattacatATTTGATGTATCATAATGAAATCCTGATGTAACCTATTTCGAGATTTTAAGAAGGAATTTTCTACCTTTCTAAAAACATGCATaccattttgaaaactatAATAGGCaaaaatacatatacaGAGAGACCGATAAAGAGAGCTTTTACTTGTTAATATCTCTTAAATGCTCTTGAAAGTTTTTATAAACTGAAGGATCAAATCTAGAGAAGTTATTATCCAAATCAATGAACGTTTTCGCAATTTGACAACTTTTATAGTAATAATTAGCATGCTTTCTATCCCCGGAATAAAACTTTTGCTGTGGGAGCTCATCCTTGTTATCAGTTGTGAGTTTATCACTGGATGTGTCATCATCTATACAAAATCTCTTATTATCCCCTCTGTCTCTCATTTTGTTATCAGGGGAGGGAATAAAGCCTTTGAACAATTCATAAGCAGCTAAAGTGAACCCAAATTGGGGAGAGCTCCTCAGGACACGTGCCCCACcacctttgaaaaagcttttgaagttttcttccttcAAAATAGTGCGGATAGCATGGAAAATACCATTGTACTTTGTCTCACCTTTTCGGGGATCTATCTGTAACCTTGTTTTTATCACATCGAAAGGTGTAGTTAAAAAAGCTGCCGGCATACCAGCAATGGCACCGGCAGTTAAAAGCTCCCATGTTTTCAGTCGATTTCTTTTCGTTTTATCATTCGGATCAAAATCGAAAAGGTCTTTTTTCAGATGTGCATACGTGGGGAAATAAATGGCAGAGAATGGAACATCCCTCATCAAACAAGCCGCTACACCATTGTACAGACCTTTCAGTcttaattttttgacaatTTGTACTGCAGTTTCATTAGCTTGCTGTATGTTTTCACCAACGTACTCAGATTGAACTTGTAACCTGATTTTCACAATTTCTAACGGATTAGTAAATATGACCTGGCATGCACCTGCCGAAGCACCTGAAATAATTTCAGGCAAAAGACTTAGCTTGCCATTTTTATCTGTTAATCTATTTCTCATAAAATCATTGACAGTTAATTTGATCGCTTTTTCAGGAGCAACTCCTATTAACTGTGGACCTAGACCAGAGTAAAGACCTTTTATTCCTTCACGCGACACAATCTTCAACAGACAatcaattgaatttttatattgGGCTAAAGATCTTTGGGCTTGCATTCTTGTTTTTATGAAGTCTATTGGGTAAACAACAGTTGCACCAATACAACCTGCAATTGAACCCAAAGAGAAATTGTATAGCGAATCGAAAATTGGATAAAAGTAATAATTAATATACAACGActcattttgatttttttgcaaTTCCATTTGGTGAACTAAGTCATTCAAGTAATTTGGATTTAAAATCTTCATAAAATCTTCAATTGTTAAATCAGAACGCATGGTTGCTTTATCCTTTTTGCCTCCAAATACGGACTCAAACAAACCAGTGCTTGCCCTGGAGGCTCTTTTAACCCCAGAATCCTGATCAAACCCATCCAAAAGATCATGGTAATAGTCATTGAAACTctctaaattttttcttgatttgcTTACCCCATGCAAGTACTCATTATGAATGAAGGAATCAATATCTGAGTCATAATGATGATCATTTAAAAGCTCATTATCTcgatctttatttttttttcttaatctcctgttttcctttgaatTTGCAACAATGGAAAACAGCAAATTAATTTGGGAGGGAGAGAACTCAACAATATTGTTTACTTTGTTATACTGGGTATTCAAAACTGTCataaaatcattttttgtaaCTATTTGTTCTCTAACATCTTGCTCAGTCAAACTATTATCAGTAACATACTTATAAAGTATCTGATTCAGAAgatcaaaattttggaacaaataaaatacaTCCTTGAATACATTGTATGGAATAGAATTATTGTCCGCCTTTAATAATTCGGTGTTTGATAGATTCAGagaggaaaaaatatcCGCAGACACTCTGTGGGAATAAAATAGTCTTAGAAGATAGATGAGCTGATTCTTACTCAGAGCTAAACGATGTCCTTGGGAGTCCATTTGTGCTAGCCTGTCAAAGCCtatgaatattttttcatttttaagATCGTTCTGTAAAATAGTAACTAGCGAATTCAAactcaaaaattcttcattttcatggTAACATTTgtaaaacttcaaaaattgaaagttATCCCAGTCAAGTAGCAACTTGTTATCTTTAACaaaattatcatcaacagaTTCGTGCAACAAACGGATAGTATCTTTGAATTGGTCTAAATTTAAAAGAAGCTCATCGAAGCTTAAAAATCTGTTGCCATAATTTATTGATTTAATTCGATCGTCTGCAGCTTTTAAATTGAATGACGAACTGCCgagttcttttttttgtttggctttaaagttttctacatcaaactttctaaaaaattcatataGAATAATGAGATGATAATTATCATATTCTAGTAGGTTATTGAAATAGAACCAATCATTTAAAGTTAAATATCCCTTGTTTTGTTCATCTATAgcaaaaaatatacacCCGAACGCGTTTTTAGGTACTTGGTTTAAGTTGAATGAATGATCCGTGAACTTGGGATATATTGTCTTTGAGTTTGAAATTAATTCAATGAAATCATCGTATGTTAAAATTAGTTCGCCTATAGGTTTATCCGTCTCGAGTTTTTGATTTGCTGCTTTAAGCGCACCTCCATTGTCTATGGGCATGTCTACTATACCATTACCAAATCTAATGGGTTTACCTTCGTCTGTCAGGACACTT is part of the Saccharomyces mikatae IFO 1815 strain IFO1815 genome assembly, chromosome: 16 genome and harbors:
- the AGC1 gene encoding citrin (similar to Saccharomyces cerevisiae AGC1 (YPR021C); ancestral locus Anc_8.129), whose protein sequence is MEQINSNSGKKKQQLEVFRYFASVLTDEGKPIRFGNGIVDMPIDNGGALKAANQKLETDKPIGELILTYDDFIELISNSKTIYPKFTDHSFNLNQVPKNAFGCIFFAIDEQNKGYLTLNDWFYFNNLLEYDNYHLIILYEFFRKFDVENFKAKQKKELGSSSFNLKAADDRIKSINYGNRFLSFDELLLNLDQFKDTIRLLHESVDDNFVKDNKLLLDWDNFQFLKFYKCYHENEEFLSLNSLVTILQNDLKNEKIFIGFDRLAQMDSQGHRLALSKNQLIYLLRLFYSHRVSADIFSSLNLSNTELLKADNNSIPYNVFKDVFYLFQNFDLLNQILYKYVTDNSLTEQDVREQIVTKNDFMTVLNTQYNKVNNIVEFSPSQINLLFSIVANSKENRRLRKKNKDRDNELLNDHHYDSDIDSFIHNEYLHGVSKSRKNLESFNDYYHDLLDGFDQDSGVKRASRASTGLFESVFGGKKDKATMRSDLTIEDFMKILNPNYLNDLVHQMELQKNQNESLYINYYFYPIFDSLYNFSLGSIAGCIGATVVYPIDFIKTRMQAQRSLAQYKNSIDCLLKIVSREGIKGLYSGLGPQLIGVAPEKAIKLTVNDFMRNRLTDKNGKLSLLPEIISGASAGACQVIFTNPLEIVKIRLQVQSEYVGENIQQANETAVQIVKKLRLKGLYNGVAACLMRDVPFSAIYFPTYAHLKKDLFDFDPNDKTKRNRLKTWELLTAGAIAGMPAAFLTTPFDVIKTRLQIDPRKGETKYNGIFHAIRTILKEENFKSFFKGGGARVLRSSPQFGFTLAAYELFKGFIPSPDNKMRDRGDNKRFCIDDDTSSDKLTTDNKDELPQQKFYSGDRKHANYYYKSCQIAKTFIDLDNNFSRFDPSVYKNFQEHLRDINK
- the ATP20 gene encoding F1F0 ATP synthase subunit g (similar to Saccharomyces cerevisiae ATP20 (YPR020W); ancestral locus Anc_8.123) codes for the protein MLSRIQNYASRLVSKANLLSSRALYYGKIGAEISKEIYLKEGLQPPTVAQFKSVYSNLYKQGLNLALKPTEVLSCLKNLQKNELLKYGAYGVQLIGFYSIGEVIGRRKLVGYKHH